TTGTTCACCAAACAGTTTACCAAGATACTTTACCAAGTCCAACCTGAACTCCTGGTCAATTTTCTCAGGATTTCTGCAAAGATGGTCCAAAATACTCTTGAAAGCACCGTCGTACAGACGGTAAATAAAACGGGGATCTGATTCCAATGGGTCCCGGCCCCTCCGTTTGATATCATTGATAACTCGCTCGTGATGGCGGACCGCCTCAAGTGTATTTGCAAGCTAACCCCAGGGAAAATCAATTGTTAAATCTCTCACCATCAATATCTGGGAGTGATTATAGAGATCCGTACCACATGCCTAAATCCATATGGGAGACTTCTTCTGTTATTGTCGTAAAGAAACTGAAGATAATCGGAGAAACTTTCGTGTCTCTCGCTCCATTCACGATGGATTATGGGAGGATCTTCTGTCAAAGCAAGTGGCAGCTCGCCCAGCAGATACCTAGGGAAAGTATACATGCAGGTCTCGGTGGTAGCTGCCTGGCCCCACTTGATGGTTTATAAATCCAAATTTTGGAATGCCTTTGAGGGAGGTGCATATATATGAGCAAAGAGATTTCGGGAGCTCAAAAATGGATTTATAAGCAGGAGGCTTACACACTATATGGTTCTGAGGCTTTGAAGGTTACGCGTGGTGTTAATGCTATTAGAAGGCACATTATTCCGGTATAGTAGTTATAGTGTGAATGAATTTGGATTTCAGACTGAAAATGGGCACGTTGAATGGAGCTGTCGTTTGGAGCTTGAGGAGGTTCCACGAGATATAGCTTATGTGCCGGGAATGGACAGTAacacggtcacgtgattatTGGCCTACGGATTGACGGCCCTCGGGTCCCTATATGTTGTACGTTCAACCTGCCAAGACGTGCCTCTTTTCTGCTATTCCGGAATCTTCACTTGATTCAATCCCTTACTCAACTGATTGCTTTGCGTAGTGTTTATTGCCATACCCCCCCGTGCGCCGTGGCTGGCGTCAGGCCCAGGGATGGCCGACCCGCACCTGACCCGCGAAGTTCTCGTGTCGCGGTCTCTCAGACTATACGCTGCGCGTTGCGGCTCATCAGATCCCCCAACCCAAACACGGAGCCCAGAGGCGTCCATGTTAACGGGCCACGTGATACGAGCGGTTTGCCCAGTTCGCATGTAATTCCTGTTATCTCATAATAGAACTGTATTAAAAAGGCGGGCCACGCGACACTCGGAGTCTGGAGCCCAAGTTGATACAAGTGATTACAGAAAAATAGTACTTATAAATAGCTATCTTCAAGTTAATGTTCACGTATTTGAAACAATCGTCTCACGCAAATGACATGCATTGTGTACTGTGGACAAAATCCAATTTGAAAATATACGTAGATAAGATCCATTctatgcatatattgatCATTTATATTTCTGCCCCATAAGTTGGACAACAACCATCCTGTCTATGTGTTTTtagattcccaggtattgaATTAAGTCAGTTTATCTAAAATTACCATACCTTAACGACGGTGTGCAAGCGGCTGGTGCAAAATTTGATGTACTAGCACACTCAAAATCCAGCAGAAATCAAGCCGACTAAAGTCTTAGCAAATGTGTCTCATACCCTAATTCATACATCGTCCTAAAGGCCATACTACAATATGTGGAAGAAAAAGCATTGTTGATGAAGCGcatataaatatatacagGATACACAGGAGATCAATTGCAGCTAATACGAAGCCCTTGGGAATTTGGAACATGGTATAACAAACGAATGCCTAGCCTAGGAGCCCTAGTTGTTCATCCCAAGAAGAGTACGTTTGATCTTCACCTTCTGATAAAAACTGTTCATTACGCGGGCTTCGGCTTCCTCAAACGCCATATCCAACCTCTTGTTGAGCGACCGAACCTACCGGGGTTACATTAGCGTTGAGCTACTGTTATTTCAGTTAGGATCACTCACGATCGTGGCAATAAATTCATgttcttgttcttctggAAGGAGCCTTCCTATATATTTGAGGATCTCGGCAAAGGCCCCTTGATAACCTTTGTGTACAAAAAACGCATCGGGATCCAGAGGGTCTTGGAATGCTTGTCTAATCGAAGTCACGCGTTTCTCGTGCTTGGACGTGGCTTCGGCCGTGTGGCCGAGCTAAGACACCCAAGTTAGTGCGATTCACCAACCTAATTGTTAAGAGTACTTACATAAATAGATAATTGCAATGAAGTCATTCCATCGGTGGTTGTGTGGACTCCCTTGATCCATTGGGTGATCGATTCGGTTGCGGGATTCCACTCGCGGATACTTAACGGCTCTGGATCAACAACGCGGGGATTCCGCAATGCTTCAGGGATAATACCGAACAAGTGCTCTGGAAGATGAGACATCCTAGTTTGTTGGATACTTGAAAGACTGATGACTGTGAGATTTCATGATGCCCGGTTTGAGACGTCTTATATGCACGAGTTGTGGACGATGAGGCTTTCACGAATGGGGCATATGCCTGGACCCATGTCCAGCAGACTATGTTCTTGACGGACAAGTATGACCACCAAGCAAGGACCACAACGCTCTCATTTGTGAAGCAGGTCGTTTTGTGGACTGTGCTATGGTACGTCTCGTTAGGACCATTCCGAAAGCCAATTACGGCACATCCATCCATGGTCCATGTACACGTAAGAGACCGCCGGTATGAACGATCCACAACAATAATAGCCGCCCAAGAAGGATTTGATCACTTTGCCGTTGTGCTTTGTTCGGATCTCAGACCTCTAGGGCCGTGCATACGGCGCGCTTGTGGTTGGAATGTAGGTAACGCCAGAGTTCATGACACTCCTAATTAAAGCAAAAATACAACCCGAACCGTTCGTCTATTAATAACTAGAAACTTACCATATAATATGTATAACTTAACTTTACTATTAATAGCTTAAAGTTCTTGCCGCAACCgccaaagaaaagaaaatacTATTGTAGTCTTTGCAGGAGCTCGTCGTCCAGCAGTGTGGGTCTTCTGAAAAGAAAGTACCATTGGAGTCAAAAAGATCAATACGTATTTGATTCCTGCTCCAAAAGTGCCCTGGTATAGACACGTAACGCTGTGCACTAAGTTTGTGTGAGCTATCCATGGACATAGAATCGAAGTCAAGAACGCACCGAGGGTCAAATGAATGCATTGGGCTTGTTTATTTTCGGTTTTGGACAAGATGTGCTATTACGTCAGCACCTACTGAGAACCCACGTAGACCGAATTCGAGACCCAAGGATGCGCACGTTACTTTCAGACAACGTGAGCCTATATGGCTATGCCAATGACGCCATGAAAAGAACCCAAAAAACGAGGTCTTTGGTCCACGATCATCAGAAATGGGGGAACTACAAACGTGAGACGATGGGGTATCATATGCGGGGTATCAAGGCGGTATTCTCTTGGTCGTTTTTATCAAGGTTGAATCTATAAGCCTAACCCCTCTAACATGGATATCGTTTGTGATTCCAGTTCGAGGTTGTTGTATGCAGCATTCCAATTCGAGGCGGGGTTCCAATTTGGTATGGCGATAAGCACCTtcctccttctccttctccttctgcAGCGGGTCAGATTAGGGTTGAGGGAGGGAAGAATGGCCGTGAATCGATTCAAGTTGTGCATCGCTGTTCTCACACACCTTTGTGGGAGACAAGGTCAGGTGGGAGAACTGGGGCCACGAAAGTTAGGGTTTGAAATTATTACCCACCTCGGGCCAAACAAACCCCGCCTTGAATCTGGGGCAACGTGCGTGCTATGTTGGAGCACTGCTTATATATACGTGCATGCGTAGAACAATCCAAGAGATCCCAACCTTCGATTCTGGAACTTATCTGGGACAAACGTGGCAAAATGTGATGAAATTCGAAAAGTCCGAAGAGGAAAGGAGATGGACGTTCCCGGACAGCGATATTGCCGCAATCGCCGATCATTTCGACGTGTCGTTCGGGCAATGTTTGGTGCGCATGTATAGCGATTGGATTGGAGCCTTATGAACACATGCGTGGAACGGTGGAGCGAGACTAGTGGTGAGCTCGTACCGCAGCACCATTTGCACGACAAATCACACTATCTTTATTTTTTGTTTGTGAGATAAAAATCGGCAATCATCCGCCCTTCGCCGACCGACCGACTAAAAATTTATAGAGATAGGCTAGGCGAGATACGATTTGATATGCATCCGTCAATTGAATCTGGAAAAAATTTATAGGGAAGTATAAAAGGGAAGGATAAGCTCGGCTCTGAATCAGGTGGTTTTTGGTCCCGGTCGGGATCGGACCGATCGTTTTGGGGCTGAGTCTCATATATCCGTCCGAGGTTGGGTCTCGAGTGCAGTTCTTGATCCCATCCCCCTCTGCCAAGAGTACGAGCCGAACGAGCCTTTGAAAAGAGGCAATTGGATGTGTTGTAAGTTTTTATTATCTTCGTACGTTATCCAATCTCGATCGAGTTTCGGTCGTCAAATTCCATTTCCTCGCTCTTCGTCCTCGACGCCAATAACACTATCCCTTCCCCTCCCTTACAATTACATCCTATGGCGCAATTACAGTTATTTAATCAGCGTGATGCCAAATGTGTCATGTATGTGGTACATCAGCCCGTCTTCATGCCATATAAGGGCCCTCCCCGCTATGTGTCATGCCCCACATTGCCCTTAAATACCAGACGCTCATCGCCTGGTTTTAGATTCACCCCGACTTGCCCGTGATTACTTTTGCTATAAAACAGAGCATTTTTGCTCTTGTTGCCAGTTCGAGTCCAGTCGAGTCATCTGGCGGTAGTCTATCTGTCATACTCCTTTGCCGAGCAAGTCTTCCGAGGGAGCACCGATTGGTCCACCGTAATATACAGGTAAGCAGTTTTTTTGATCCCGCTTTGTTTTAATATAACATTTTACCAGCAGGTTGAAGTTATTGGTCCCCTTTCAGTATGGATCTCGACACGAATTGGTGCCCAGTCTGTGGTTCGTGTGTTTTGTGCTCTATCAGTCCTCGTATTTATTTCGTCTCCCGCTTTTCATAGACCGCTTGATCGTTCCGGAAAGAATAACACTTCCCGATATCGAGTCACCCGCAGAGCCCGTAAAAACCATTAAACCCCCCAAACGAAAACCCGCCCACTTCAGACAAAACTCACGCTCCAAGCCTACCGGAATTGACCTTATGGCGAATAACAACAAGAGCGACGTCAAAACGCGAACAGTAGTTTCACAAGCCCCCTCGGCACTATACTGTTCTACTCAATGCAGGGAAAAAGACCAACGGTCATCGGAGAAGTTTAAATGGAGTTTGGAGACGATGTACTCTGCGGGAGGATCCACTGGCCCGGCAAGCCCTCTTTTCGTGAGCGGTAGCGAGTCGgaggaatgggtggaacgGAGGTTGAGTGCTGGGACGACGACTAGTTCAAGCGGAGACGAGAGCAACGACAAGGCGGCGCTCTACGCCGGGTATCCGCTTACCTTTCAACGGAGGGACGATGAGAGGAGCAGAAAGGGGAGTTGGACTAGTTTGAAGGACCTTGGTGCGCCTGGAACGCCTCGAAATTCAAGCCCGGTACCTCAAAGCGCGTCTTCGGAACCCCAAAATACCACATATTCGCTTCAGAACTCTTCCATATCCCCTCAGCCAATACATAACCTTTACGCAGCGGACATCACGCCCACACAATCCCTCTATTCCGTCTCTGCCCAGGGCCTACTCGTCCGTCCGGCTTTGCTCCGCGCCAAAACAGAACTCACATCCCTTTCTCCGTTGGACGACGCGCCGAGGCTCTATCATCCTTCCAGCGTGCCCATGTCGAGGAACGGCTCGGGGACCAGACCGTCCAGTATCCGACACGCCTCGACGCCATCGGCCCCAAACTCCCCAACATACCGAAAAGTGACACCCTCCCAGTCGCACAGTCGTCGTCGAAGCGAAGTACTTTCACAGTCTTCGCTTTCAGATGCGAACCGAACCAAATCTTCCGATTCTATCAAGTCAAAAATTTCATGCCGCTTTATCCTGCACTAGTCATGCCCCCTGCTCCTCAAACCAGGATGGTAAAAAAATGGGTTGTGGAGGAAGAGAGGCTTGTGGAGAGGGAGGTCGAAGAGGTCCAGGAACAAGGTGAACGAAAAAGGTGCGCTTATCTATTACTCTCTTTTCGTCCATGCACTCATGGAGCTGTTACTTTTAGGATGTTTACATTCAATACCAAAATGAGGTAGTTCCTCAATTTTGGCCTTCATGTACAATATATTATGGGAATTCGTTGGTTTATGAGTTATTGTCAGCGTATATGATGTATATGTAAATGAAGAACTTGTACatatgggttgggtggtgtCCATGGGCTATCACATGCCTGACGATTTTATTTAAGTTATTGTTATCGTGGTTTTAATGTGCGGGGTTCGTTCATAATGTGGGGATTTAATTTCAGTTTTGTGCCGGGTCAACGCGAAACCTTGCCTTATCTCTGATACACCATCGCGGCACCAGGGCAGTGTACAAAGAGCCACCTCTCTGGTTTGGACATGCATTGAATAGATACGAGTAAACCCCGCCCTACATTCCCGTTTGCGTTCCTTTCTCGAAACTCGGATTAACCATGTGGGTTGGGCGAAAGAGTCCAGAACGTCTTAGTCACGTTTAGTCATCCGCAGGTCAACTTTCCGAATTGGGGTTTTTTCTCCGCCCCCGTGATTCCATTCCATAGTCACGCGATCTGGCTTCCGACTTATGGTTTTCGGTACGCGCCGCTTGGGAGCCGGGGTTAATAATGCGGTAATATGACGAGGGGTTATCAGACTGTTAACGACCACCATGACCTCGTTCTTATCTATCCCTCCCGAGCTCCTGATCGAGGTTCTGTTGAACGTTGAAGAACCTTGGGCGATTCATCACACTAATAGATTGTTACTGACAATCTCAGAGGTGAGCTATCGCGTTTTTTTCGTAGTGTTTTCCTAAACAGGTTGGTGGATATGATAGGATGAGCATTACTTGTATCTCCGAGACATCAGACTCCCGCCTTCGCTCGTCATTTGGAACGCGATAAGACGACGCGGGGTGGGCTTGTCGCCTGAATACTTACAACGTCTAATCGGTTAGTATACTATCTTTTTTCCTGTACCCTTTTCTTTGCCTTGATTGACGTATTTTCCATCAGACGGAGGAGCCCTTGTGCCTTTCTCCTTTGCCCAGCTTCTCACCAATCCCCGCATTCCTCGCCCCGCTCCCGCACGCGCCTTGCATAAACTACTCCAATCTCTTCAACCAATGACCAAAGCACTTCTCGTCGGTGCACACATGAAACCAATC
The nucleotide sequence above comes from Rhizoctonia solani chromosome 3, complete sequence. Encoded proteins:
- a CDS encoding Ecl1 domain protein gives rise to the protein MDIVCDSSSRLLYAAFQFEAGFQFGMAISTFLLLLLLLQRVRLGLREGRMAVNRFKLCIAVLTHLCGRQGQVGELGPRKLGFEIITHLGPNKPRLESGATTIQEIPTFDSGTYLGQTWQNVMKFEKSEEERRWTFPDSDIAAIADHFDVSFGQCLIHPDLPVITFAIKQSIFALVASSSPVESSGGSLSVILLCRASLPREHRLVHRNIQVEVIGPLSVWISTRIGAQSVVHRLIVPERITLPDIESPAEPVKTIKPPKRKPAHFRQNSRSKPTGIDLMANNNKSDVKTRTVVSQAPSALYCSTQCREKDQRSSEKFKWSLETMYSAGGSTGPASPLFVSGSESEEWVERRLSAGTTTSSSGDESNDKAALYAGYPLTFQRRDDERSRKGSWTSLKDLGAPGTPRNSSPVPQSASSEPQNTTYSLQNSSISPQPIHNLYAADITPTQSLYSVSAQGLLVRPALLRAKTELTSLSPLDDAPRLYHPSSVPMSRNGSGTRPSSIRHASTPSAPNSPTYRKVTPSQCEPNQIFRFYQVKNFMPLYPALVMPPAPQTRMVKKWVVEEERLVEREVEEVQEQGERKRMFTFNTKMR